A genomic region of Pseudomonas frederiksbergensis contains the following coding sequences:
- a CDS encoding DUF6124 family protein: MGLESLLANASEDLASVKVMAADLAFEIEGSRRSVALAICRMVDGALLLVDKALDDYNPSESEQFYVKE; this comes from the coding sequence GTGGGCCTCGAAAGCCTGTTGGCCAATGCTTCGGAGGATCTGGCGTCGGTCAAGGTCATGGCCGCCGATTTGGCATTCGAAATCGAGGGCTCGCGACGGAGTGTGGCGTTGGCGATTTGCCGGATGGTCGATGGCGCCCTGTTGTTGGTGGACAAGGCGCTGGATGACTACAATCCGTCGGAGTCAGAACAGTTTTACGTCAAAGAGTAG
- the pilQ gene encoding type IV pilus secretin PilQ family protein, which translates to MNRIFSTLGFSLWMALLSPMVQAVNLKALDVAALPGDRVELKLAFDGPPPAPHGYTTDQPARIALDLPGVSSQLASKTRDLGGGNARSATVVETKDRARLIINLTQLTPYSTRVEGNTLFVVVGQAAAARKPRPAAPRVASALPAPAKTYAPVSKAIRGVDFQRGEQGEGNVVIDLSDPGISPDIQEHDGKIILNFAKTQLPERLRVRLDVKDFATPVQFVNASASSDKASISIEPSGTYDYSTYQTDNKLTVSVRPMTVDDLQKRNAERFAYSGEKLSLNFQNIDVRSVLQLIADFTNLNLVASDTVQGGITLRLQNVPWDQALDLVLKTKGLDKRKIGNVLLVAPADEIAARERQELESRKQIAELAPLRRELLQVNYAKAADIAKLFQSVTSAEAKVDERGSITVDERTNNIIAYQTQDRLDELRRIVAQLDIPVRQVMIEARIVEANVDYDKSLGVRWGGSVSNKGNWNASGVSSGSSTTVGTPGSTSTNSPFVDMGAAGNTSGIGIAFITDNVLLDLELTAMEKTGNGEIVSQPKVVTSDKETAKILKGTEIPYQEASSSGATSVAFKEASLSLEVTPQITPDNRIIMEVKVTKDEPDYLNKVQDVPPIKKNEVNAKVLVNDGETIVIGGVFSNTQSKVVDKVPFLGDVPYLGRLFRRDVVSEKKSELLVFLTPRIMNNQAIAVSH; encoded by the coding sequence ATGAACAGGATCTTCTCAACCCTCGGTTTTTCGCTATGGATGGCGCTGCTTTCTCCGATGGTCCAGGCAGTCAATCTCAAAGCGCTGGATGTCGCCGCGCTGCCTGGTGATCGCGTCGAGTTGAAACTGGCTTTCGACGGGCCGCCGCCCGCGCCCCATGGCTACACTACCGATCAGCCGGCCCGAATCGCCCTCGATTTGCCGGGCGTGAGCAGCCAACTGGCAAGCAAGACGCGGGACCTGGGAGGCGGCAACGCTCGCAGCGCGACGGTGGTCGAGACCAAGGACCGCGCCCGTTTGATCATCAACCTGACGCAGTTGACGCCTTACAGCACACGAGTTGAGGGCAACACGCTGTTCGTGGTGGTTGGGCAGGCCGCCGCCGCTCGGAAACCCCGGCCCGCTGCACCGCGAGTGGCCAGCGCCTTGCCAGCGCCAGCCAAGACTTATGCTCCCGTGAGCAAGGCCATTCGCGGCGTGGACTTTCAGCGCGGTGAGCAGGGTGAAGGCAATGTCGTTATTGATTTATCGGACCCAGGTATCAGTCCGGACATCCAGGAGCATGACGGCAAGATCATCCTCAACTTCGCCAAAACCCAGTTGCCTGAACGGTTGCGGGTTCGTCTGGACGTCAAGGATTTCGCCACGCCGGTGCAGTTCGTCAACGCCAGTGCGTCTTCCGATAAAGCCAGCATCAGTATCGAGCCCAGTGGCACATACGACTATTCGACCTACCAGACTGACAACAAACTGACCGTCAGTGTCCGCCCGATGACCGTCGACGATCTGCAGAAGCGTAACGCAGAGCGCTTCGCCTACAGCGGCGAGAAGCTGTCGTTGAATTTTCAGAACATCGATGTGCGCTCGGTACTGCAACTGATCGCCGATTTCACCAACCTCAATCTGGTGGCCAGCGACACGGTGCAGGGCGGCATTACCTTGCGCCTGCAAAACGTGCCGTGGGATCAGGCACTGGATCTGGTGCTCAAGACCAAAGGGTTGGACAAGCGCAAGATCGGCAACGTCTTGCTGGTAGCGCCGGCAGATGAGATTGCCGCCCGTGAGCGCCAGGAGCTGGAGTCACGCAAACAGATCGCCGAGCTGGCGCCACTGCGCCGTGAGCTGTTGCAGGTCAACTACGCCAAGGCGGCGGATATCGCCAAGCTGTTCCAGTCGGTGACCAGTGCCGAGGCGAAAGTCGACGAGCGTGGTTCGATCACTGTCGACGAGCGAACCAACAACATTATTGCTTACCAGACCCAGGACCGTCTGGATGAACTACGGCGAATCGTCGCTCAACTGGATATTCCGGTGCGTCAGGTGATGATCGAGGCGCGGATTGTCGAAGCCAACGTCGACTACGATAAAAGCCTCGGCGTGCGTTGGGGCGGTTCGGTGAGTAACAAGGGTAACTGGAACGCTTCCGGGGTCAGCAGCGGCTCTTCGACCACCGTCGGTACGCCGGGCAGCACCAGTACCAACTCACCGTTCGTCGACATGGGCGCGGCGGGGAATACGTCGGGGATTGGCATCGCCTTCATCACCGATAACGTGTTGCTGGACCTTGAGCTGACGGCCATGGAGAAGACTGGCAACGGGGAAATTGTCTCTCAACCCAAAGTGGTCACCTCCGACAAGGAAACCGCGAAGATCCTCAAAGGCACGGAAATTCCCTATCAGGAAGCCAGCTCCAGCGGCGCGACATCGGTGGCGTTCAAGGAGGCCTCGCTGTCTCTGGAAGTGACACCACAGATCACCCCGGACAACCGCATCATTATGGAGGTCAAGGTCACCAAGGATGAGCCGGACTATCTGAACAAAGTGCAGGATGTACCGCCGATCAAGAAGAATGAGGTTAACGCCAAGGTACTGGTCAACGATGGCGAAACCATCGTCATCGGCGGGGTTTTCTCAAATACTCAAAGCAAGGTTGTAGATAAGGTGCCATTTCTCGGTGATGTGCCGTATCTTGGCCGCCTTTTCCGGCGTGACGTGGTGTCGGAGAAAAAATCCGAGCTGCTGGTATTTCTCACTCCGCGTATCATGAATAACCAGGCGATTGCTGTGAGTCATTGA
- a CDS encoding AAA family ATPase — MTSLHADEAFLGHYQLSHDPFAPRVPGFKFFPAQRKPVLGQLHHLARYSQLLLVVTGPQGSGKTLLRQALVASTNKQSVQSVVVSARGAGDAAGVLRQVAQALNVAQAEVGAILKQVVQLALTGQEVYLLVDDAEQLDESALEALLALAAGAPEGRPHVFLFGESSLIAELEQLSTEEERFHVIELQPYAEEETREYLAQRLEGAGQGIELFSANQISEIHESSDGWPGNINQVARDAMIEAMIASRSAVKRPSMGFNMPKKHVLAISAVVVVAVAAAWLMPGRSKAPTTGAPANEQAQLPLGTPKPNGGAPAVEFAGNTQPMPLPLVGQSQPVMRGPLAEAAGGITEGDDGVPVEGSSATPPTVTTTAPPAGIPAGPTPAPAAKPTPAPAPTQVATAKPAPAPAAKPAPVVKQAPVAKPVEKPVEKPANVAKATTGGTWYAGQAPGNYVVQILGTSSEASAQNFVKEQGGEYRYFKKVLNGKPLYVITYGSFANRDAAVTAIKALPAKVQAGKPWPRSVASVQQELATTR, encoded by the coding sequence ATGACTAGTTTGCATGCCGACGAGGCGTTCCTCGGCCACTACCAGTTGAGTCACGACCCTTTCGCTCCACGGGTGCCTGGCTTCAAATTCTTCCCTGCCCAGCGCAAGCCCGTGCTGGGGCAACTGCATCACCTGGCTCGTTACAGCCAGTTGTTGCTGGTGGTCACCGGCCCACAAGGCAGTGGCAAGACCTTGTTGCGTCAGGCGCTGGTAGCCAGTACCAACAAGCAGTCGGTGCAGAGTGTGGTGGTTTCCGCCCGTGGTGCCGGTGATGCGGCGGGTGTATTGCGTCAGGTGGCTCAGGCGTTGAACGTTGCCCAGGCTGAAGTCGGCGCGATTCTCAAGCAGGTGGTACAGCTCGCACTGACCGGCCAGGAAGTCTATTTGCTGGTCGATGACGCCGAGCAACTCGACGAGTCCGCCCTTGAAGCGCTGCTGGCGTTGGCGGCGGGTGCGCCGGAAGGTCGTCCGCACGTGTTTCTGTTCGGTGAGTCGTCGCTGATCGCCGAGCTTGAGCAGCTAAGCACCGAGGAAGAGCGCTTCCACGTTATCGAGCTGCAACCTTATGCCGAAGAAGAAACTCGCGAATACCTGGCGCAGCGACTCGAAGGCGCCGGCCAGGGAATCGAACTTTTCTCTGCGAATCAGATCTCTGAGATTCACGAAAGCTCCGATGGATGGCCTGGCAACATCAATCAGGTCGCCCGCGATGCGATGATCGAAGCCATGATTGCTAGCCGCTCAGCGGTCAAGCGTCCAAGTATGGGGTTCAACATGCCGAAGAAACACGTATTGGCGATATCCGCCGTAGTCGTGGTCGCGGTGGCCGCAGCCTGGTTGATGCCAGGTCGCAGCAAGGCACCAACCACCGGTGCGCCAGCCAATGAGCAGGCGCAATTGCCACTGGGCACACCGAAGCCGAACGGCGGTGCTCCGGCGGTCGAGTTCGCCGGTAATACTCAGCCGATGCCGTTGCCGTTGGTCGGACAATCGCAGCCGGTTATGCGCGGCCCATTGGCGGAAGCTGCGGGCGGTATCACTGAAGGTGACGACGGCGTGCCGGTCGAAGGCTCCAGCGCCACGCCGCCTACCGTGACCACTACTGCGCCTCCAGCCGGTATTCCGGCCGGTCCGACGCCAGCTCCTGCGGCCAAGCCAACGCCTGCGCCTGCACCGACTCAGGTCGCTACCGCCAAGCCTGCCCCGGCACCTGCGGCCAAACCGGCTCCAGTGGTCAAACAAGCCCCAGTCGCCAAGCCTGTCGAGAAACCCGTCGAGAAGCCGGCGAACGTCGCCAAAGCCACGACCGGTGGTACCTGGTACGCAGGTCAGGCGCCAGGCAACTACGTGGTGCAAATCCTCGGCACCAGCTCTGAAGCCTCGGCGCAAAACTTCGTCAAGGAACAGGGTGGCGAGTACCGCTATTTCAAGAAAGTCCTCAACGGCAAGCCACTTTACGTCATCACTTACGGTAGCTTCGCCAACCGCGATGCAGCCGTTACCGCCATCAAGGCCTTGCCAGCGAAGGTTCAGGCTGGTAAACCTTGGCCTCGCTCTGTCGCCAGCGTCCAACAGGAACTGGCTACAACTCGCTGA
- the aroK gene encoding shikimate kinase AroK yields the protein MRNLILVGPMGAGKSTIGRLLAKELRLPFKDSDKEIELRTGANIPWIFDKEGEPGFRDREQAMIAELCTLDGVVLATGGGAVMREANRRALHAGGRVVYLHASVEQQVGRTARDRNRPLLRTADPAKTLRDLLALRDPLYREIADLVVETDERPPRMVVLDILERLQQLPPR from the coding sequence GTGCGAAATTTGATTCTTGTTGGGCCAATGGGTGCTGGAAAAAGCACCATCGGCCGCTTGTTGGCCAAAGAGCTGCGCCTGCCGTTCAAGGATTCCGATAAGGAAATTGAATTGCGCACGGGCGCCAATATCCCGTGGATCTTCGATAAAGAAGGCGAGCCCGGCTTTCGAGACCGCGAGCAGGCGATGATCGCCGAGTTGTGCACGCTTGATGGTGTGGTGCTGGCGACTGGCGGCGGGGCAGTGATGCGCGAAGCCAATCGTCGGGCGCTGCATGCTGGCGGGCGCGTGGTGTATCTGCACGCGTCTGTCGAACAGCAGGTCGGGCGCACCGCGCGCGATCGCAATCGTCCGCTGTTGCGCACCGCCGATCCGGCAAAAACCCTCCGGGATCTACTGGCATTACGCGATCCGCTGTATCGGGAAATCGCCGACCTGGTGGTGGAAACCGATGAGCGGCCGCCGCGGATGGTGGTCCTGGACATCCTGGAACGCTTGCAGCAGCTACCTCCCCGTTAA
- a CDS encoding PilN domain-containing protein produces MARINLLPWREALREERRKRFLVGLAGALAAAVGVILLGDHFISSAIDRQVARNDYIGKQIAVLDDRIKQISDLKARRQQLVERMRIIQDLQGNRPVSGRIFDQLARTLPDGVYFTDLKMVDKTLSISGAAESNNRVSELMRNLDASDWFEAPSLTEVKATTAGALDQANVFQLSVRQTQPAAAEDAK; encoded by the coding sequence ATGGCGCGGATCAATCTTCTCCCTTGGCGCGAAGCGTTGCGCGAGGAACGTCGCAAGCGCTTCCTGGTGGGGCTGGCCGGTGCGCTGGCAGCGGCAGTCGGGGTGATTCTGCTGGGTGACCACTTCATCAGCAGTGCCATTGATCGGCAGGTCGCACGCAACGATTACATCGGCAAACAGATCGCTGTGCTCGATGACCGGATCAAGCAGATCAGCGATCTGAAAGCCCGCCGTCAGCAACTCGTCGAGCGGATGCGGATCATCCAGGACTTGCAGGGCAACCGGCCGGTCAGTGGGCGGATTTTCGACCAATTGGCGCGTACGCTGCCAGACGGGGTGTATTTCACTGACCTGAAAATGGTCGATAAAACGCTGTCCATCAGCGGTGCGGCAGAATCGAACAATCGCGTCTCGGAGTTGATGCGCAACCTTGACGCGTCCGACTGGTTCGAAGCGCCGAGCCTGACCGAAGTCAAGGCAACCACTGCCGGTGCGCTGGATCAGGCCAACGTGTTCCAGTTGAGCGTTCGTCAGACTCAGCCGGCCGCAGCGGAGGACGCGAAATGA
- the aroB gene encoding 3-dehydroquinate synthase codes for MQTLKVDLGERSYPIHIGEGLLDQPELLAPHIAGRQVAIISNETVAPLYLERLTRSLAQYSVISVVLPDGEAFKNWETLQTIFDSLLTARHDRRTTVIALGGGVIGDMAGFAAACYQRGVDFIQVPTTLLSQVDSSVGGKTGINHPLGKNMVGAFYQPNVVLIDTATLNTLPARELSAGLAEVIKYGLICDEPFLTWLEENVDRLRALDQTALTYAIERSCTAKAAVVGADERESGVRATLNLGHTFGHAIETHMGYGVWLHGEAVAAGTVMALEMSSRLGWISEQERDRGIRLFQRAGLPVIPPEEMTQADFLEHMAIDKKVIDGRLRLVLLRRMGEAVVTDDYPKEVLQATLGADYRALAQLKG; via the coding sequence ATGCAGACACTTAAGGTCGATTTAGGCGAGCGTAGCTACCCGATCCATATTGGCGAAGGGTTGCTGGATCAGCCCGAACTGCTGGCGCCGCATATCGCCGGGCGGCAAGTCGCGATCATCTCCAACGAGACCGTTGCGCCGCTGTATCTAGAGCGTCTGACCCGCAGCCTTGCACAGTATTCGGTTATTTCCGTGGTTCTGCCCGACGGTGAAGCCTTCAAGAACTGGGAAACCCTGCAAACCATCTTTGACAGCCTGCTCACCGCTCGCCATGACCGCCGCACCACCGTGATCGCTCTGGGCGGCGGTGTGATTGGTGACATGGCTGGTTTTGCCGCCGCCTGTTACCAGCGTGGTGTCGATTTTATTCAGGTCCCGACGACATTGCTCTCGCAAGTCGACTCCTCGGTTGGCGGCAAGACCGGCATCAATCACCCGCTGGGCAAAAACATGGTCGGCGCCTTCTATCAGCCGAACGTCGTGTTGATCGATACCGCCACACTCAATACCTTGCCGGCCCGCGAGCTGTCTGCGGGTCTGGCGGAAGTCATCAAGTACGGGCTGATCTGCGACGAGCCGTTCCTGACCTGGCTCGAAGAAAACGTCGATCGCCTGCGGGCACTGGATCAAACGGCCCTGACCTACGCTATCGAACGCTCCTGCACGGCCAAGGCTGCTGTGGTCGGTGCCGACGAGCGTGAGTCTGGTGTACGCGCCACTCTCAACCTGGGCCATACCTTCGGCCACGCCATCGAAACCCACATGGGCTATGGTGTCTGGCTACATGGTGAAGCAGTGGCTGCTGGCACTGTAATGGCCCTGGAAATGTCTTCGCGTCTGGGCTGGATCAGTGAGCAGGAGCGTGATCGTGGCATTCGCCTGTTCCAGCGGGCCGGGTTGCCGGTCATCCCTCCGGAAGAGATGACGCAAGCCGATTTTCTCGAACACATGGCAATTGACAAGAAAGTAATCGACGGTCGTTTGCGACTGGTATTGTTGCGCCGCATGGGCGAAGCCGTAGTGACCGACGATTATCCGAAAGAGGTTTTACAGGCCACGCTGGGGGCGGATTACCGCGCCCTGGCTCAGCTTAAAGGTTAA
- a CDS encoding pilus assembly protein PilP, translated as MNAARWFSLAVLLGGLAGCGNGNDVSDLDAYMNEVRLRPPGKIEPVPTFRSYESFTYNAASLRSPFSPQVRVGLAGRKPGARNVKPDPNRVRQYLEGFNIEQFEMVGTISNASGAFALLRGAGGVHRLKVGDYLGRNDGRIVAISDSQVDVVEIVPDGEGAWLERPRTIPLKEHS; from the coding sequence ATGAACGCGGCCCGATGGTTTTCGCTGGCTGTGCTGCTGGGTGGTCTTGCCGGTTGTGGCAACGGTAACGACGTCAGCGATCTGGACGCCTACATGAACGAGGTGCGCCTGCGCCCGCCCGGCAAGATTGAACCTGTGCCGACGTTCAGGTCTTACGAGTCATTCACTTACAACGCTGCGTCGTTGCGCAGCCCGTTTTCACCGCAAGTCAGGGTCGGTCTGGCAGGTCGAAAACCGGGGGCGCGCAACGTCAAGCCCGATCCGAATCGGGTCAGGCAATACCTCGAAGGTTTCAACATCGAGCAGTTTGAAATGGTCGGCACTATCTCCAATGCCTCCGGCGCTTTTGCGTTGCTGCGCGGTGCCGGTGGGGTGCATCGGCTGAAGGTCGGTGACTACCTGGGGCGCAACGATGGCCGGATCGTGGCCATCAGTGACTCGCAAGTCGATGTGGTCGAAATCGTTCCCGATGGCGAAGGTGCCTGGTTGGAGCGGCCGAGGACTATTCCTTTGAAAGAGCACTCATAG
- the pilO gene encoding type 4a pilus biogenesis protein PilO has translation MSPSQWFEGLRKVDINDLDLNNIGSWPTAIKGLAGGLLIVLVLALGYSFYLKDLENQLEQARAGEATLKEQFASKARLAANLERYIEQMKAMETSFGVLLRQLPSDTEVPGLLEDITRTGLGSGLEFEEIKLLPEVTQQFYIELPIQITVTGAYHDLATFVSGVASLPRIVTLHDFNVEPVVPDSGAKLRMNILAKTYRYNDKGLQK, from the coding sequence ATGAGTCCGTCCCAATGGTTCGAGGGGTTGCGCAAGGTCGATATCAACGACCTGGACCTGAACAACATAGGCTCCTGGCCCACGGCAATCAAAGGCCTGGCCGGCGGGCTGCTGATCGTGCTGGTGCTGGCGCTGGGTTACAGCTTTTACCTGAAGGATCTTGAAAATCAGCTTGAACAGGCCCGAGCCGGGGAAGCGACCCTCAAGGAGCAGTTCGCGAGCAAGGCACGCCTGGCGGCCAATCTGGAGCGCTACATCGAGCAGATGAAGGCAATGGAAACCTCCTTCGGCGTGCTGTTGCGGCAGTTGCCCAGCGATACCGAAGTGCCCGGTCTACTGGAAGATATCACTCGCACCGGATTGGGCAGCGGGCTGGAGTTTGAAGAGATCAAGCTGCTGCCGGAAGTCACCCAGCAGTTCTACATCGAGCTACCGATCCAGATCACTGTCACCGGCGCCTACCATGACCTGGCGACCTTCGTCAGTGGCGTCGCCAGCCTCCCGCGGATCGTCACCCTGCACGATTTCAACGTCGAGCCGGTCGTTCCGGACAGCGGCGCGAAACTGCGCATGAACATCCTGGCCAAGACTTACCGCTACAACGACAAGGGGTTGCAGAAATGA
- a CDS encoding penicillin-binding protein 1A gives MRLLKFFGWSIVAVFCGLLLGLSGAFLYLSPGLPSVEALRSIQLQIPLRVYSSDGKLIAEFGEMRRTPIRFADIPPNFINALLSAEDDNFANHYGVDPSSLMRAATQLVKSGHIQSGGSTITMQVAKNFFLTSERSFSRKTTEILLALQIERQLTKDEILELYVNKIYLGNRAYGIEAAAQVYYGKPIRDVSLAQMAMIAGLPKAPSRFNPLANPARSKERRDWILGRMYKLGKIDEAAYQTAINEPLNASYHVPTPEVNAPYIAEMARAEMVGRYGSDAYTEGFRVTTTVPSNLQEMANTAVHEGLITYDQRHGYRGPESRLPGKTPDAWATELTKQRTISGLEPAIVTQVEKNGVQVLTRNGEEHVSWDSMKWARPFLNTNSMGAAPKQPSDVAQVGDLIRVQRQPDNALKFSQIPVAQGALVSLDPQNGAIRALVGGFAFEQSNYNRAMQAKRQPGSSFKPFVYSAALDNGYTPATLVNDAPIVFVDEYLDKVWRPKNDTNTFLGPIRMREALYKSRNLVSIRLLQAMGVGKTIDYITRFGFNKQDLPPNLSLALGTATLTPMEIATGWSTFANGGYKISPYIIDKIESRNGDTLFVANPPSVPKSDVASSGIAAPASNTFTVNPMPGEAPAAQATVQAPAVAERIVDGRTTFILNSMLEDVIKLGTGRRALAMGRSDIAGKTGTTNESKDAWFSGYNADYVTTVWTGFDQPESLGKREFGGTVALPIWMNYMGAALKDKPPHTQAEPEGILSLRVDPVSGRAATPSTPGAYFELFKSEDTPPSVNELGNGNAPGSPLPADEAAPIDLF, from the coding sequence ATTCGTCTGCTGAAATTTTTCGGGTGGTCCATCGTCGCCGTTTTCTGCGGACTGCTCCTCGGTCTGAGCGGCGCCTTTCTTTACCTTAGTCCGGGATTGCCATCCGTGGAGGCGCTGAGAAGCATTCAGTTGCAGATTCCTTTGCGGGTCTACAGCAGCGACGGCAAATTGATCGCAGAATTTGGCGAAATGCGCCGCACGCCGATCCGCTTTGCCGACATCCCGCCCAATTTCATCAATGCGCTGCTCAGTGCTGAAGACGACAACTTCGCCAATCACTATGGTGTCGACCCCAGCAGCCTGATGCGTGCCGCGACCCAACTGGTCAAAAGCGGACACATTCAATCCGGCGGCAGCACCATCACCATGCAGGTGGCGAAGAACTTCTTCCTCACCAGCGAACGCAGTTTTTCGCGCAAGACCACGGAAATCCTCCTGGCCCTGCAAATCGAGCGTCAGCTGACCAAGGACGAGATCCTTGAGCTCTACGTGAACAAGATCTATCTGGGCAACCGTGCCTACGGAATCGAGGCGGCGGCGCAGGTGTATTACGGCAAGCCGATTCGCGACGTCAGCCTGGCGCAGATGGCGATGATCGCCGGCCTGCCGAAAGCCCCTTCGCGCTTCAACCCGCTGGCTAACCCTGCGCGCAGCAAGGAACGTCGCGACTGGATCCTGGGGCGCATGTACAAGCTCGGGAAAATCGACGAAGCGGCGTATCAGACCGCAATCAACGAGCCGCTGAACGCCAGCTATCACGTACCGACGCCGGAAGTGAACGCGCCGTACATCGCTGAAATGGCCCGTGCCGAAATGGTCGGTCGTTATGGCAGCGATGCCTACACCGAAGGTTTCCGCGTCACCACCACCGTGCCGAGCAACCTCCAGGAAATGGCCAACACCGCCGTTCATGAAGGCTTGATCACCTACGACCAGCGTCACGGCTATCGCGGCCCTGAATCCCGCCTGCCGGGCAAGACGCCCGACGCCTGGGCCACAGAGCTGACCAAGCAGCGCACCATCAGCGGCCTGGAGCCGGCCATCGTCACCCAGGTCGAGAAAAACGGCGTACAGGTCCTGACCCGTAACGGCGAAGAACATGTCAGCTGGGACAGCATGAAATGGGCGCGCCCATTCCTGAATACCAACAGCATGGGCGCGGCACCGAAGCAGCCCTCGGACGTCGCCCAGGTCGGTGACTTGATCCGCGTACAACGCCAACCGGACAACGCCCTGAAGTTCAGCCAGATTCCGGTCGCCCAAGGCGCGCTGGTTTCGCTGGACCCGCAGAACGGCGCCATCCGCGCATTGGTCGGCGGCTTCGCGTTCGAGCAGAGCAACTACAACCGCGCCATGCAGGCCAAGCGCCAACCGGGCTCGAGCTTCAAGCCATTCGTCTACAGCGCTGCGCTGGATAACGGCTACACCCCGGCAACGCTGGTGAACGACGCACCGATCGTGTTTGTCGACGAGTACCTGGACAAAGTCTGGCGTCCGAAGAACGACACCAACACCTTCCTCGGCCCGATCCGCATGCGTGAAGCGCTCTACAAGTCGCGCAACCTGGTATCGATCCGTTTGCTGCAAGCGATGGGCGTAGGCAAGACCATCGACTACATCACTCGCTTTGGCTTCAACAAGCAGGATCTGCCGCCTAACCTTTCTCTGGCGCTGGGCACTGCGACGTTGACGCCGATGGAAATCGCCACCGGCTGGAGCACCTTTGCCAACGGCGGCTATAAGATCAGCCCGTACATCATCGACAAGATCGAAAGCCGCAACGGTGACACGCTGTTCGTCGCCAACCCGCCAAGCGTGCCGAAGAGCGATGTTGCCAGCAGCGGGATTGCAGCCCCGGCGAGCAACACGTTTACGGTCAACCCGATGCCAGGCGAAGCGCCGGCGGCGCAAGCCACTGTACAAGCACCGGCAGTCGCGGAACGCATCGTCGACGGGCGCACCACGTTCATCCTCAACAGCATGCTCGAAGACGTGATCAAGCTCGGTACCGGGCGTCGCGCCCTGGCAATGGGCCGCAGCGACATCGCGGGCAAGACCGGGACCACCAACGAATCCAAGGATGCCTGGTTCTCGGGCTACAACGCCGATTACGTGACCACGGTCTGGACCGGTTTCGACCAACCGGAAAGCCTTGGCAAGCGCGAGTTCGGGGGCACCGTCGCACTGCCGATCTGGATGAACTACATGGGCGCTGCGCTCAAAGACAAGCCACCGCATACCCAGGCGGAGCCGGAAGGCATCCTCAGCCTGCGGGTTGATCCGGTCAGCGGCCGTGCGGCCACTCCAAGTACGCCAGGTGCCTACTTCGAGCTGTTCAAGTCCGAAGACACGCCACCATCGGTCAACGAACTGGGCAACGGCAATGCACCGGGCAGCCCGCTGCCAGCGGACGAAGCGGCGCCGATCGATTTGTTCTGA
- a CDS encoding pilus assembly protein PilM has protein sequence MPGLFNKKSRTLLGIDISSTSVKLLELSRAGNRYRVEAYAVEPLPINAVVEKNIAELEGVGQALSRVLLKAKTSVKSVAVAVAGSAVITKTIEMDAGLSADDMENQLKIEADQYIPYPLEEVAIDFEVQGVSRRNPERVDVLLAACRKENVEVREAALALAGLTARVVDVEAYALERSFGLLTAQLAGVTERSTVAVVDIGATMTTLSVLSNGRIIYTREQLFGGRQLTEEIQRRYGMTVEQAGLAKKQGGLPDDYVSEVLQPFREALVQQVSRSLQFFFASGQYNAVDYILLAGGTASVAGLDRLIEQRLGTPTQVANPFADMTLSSKVNASALASDAPALMIACGLALRSFD, from the coding sequence GTGCCAGGACTCTTCAATAAAAAAAGCCGCACGCTTTTGGGGATCGATATCAGCTCCACCTCGGTGAAGCTGCTTGAGTTAAGCCGTGCAGGCAATCGATACCGGGTCGAAGCCTATGCGGTAGAGCCGCTGCCGATCAACGCGGTGGTCGAAAAGAATATCGCCGAACTGGAAGGTGTCGGACAGGCACTGTCCCGAGTGCTGCTCAAGGCCAAAACCAGCGTCAAAAGTGTCGCGGTGGCCGTTGCCGGATCAGCGGTCATCACCAAGACCATCGAAATGGACGCCGGACTTTCTGCCGATGACATGGAAAATCAGCTGAAGATCGAAGCTGACCAATACATTCCCTATCCCCTCGAAGAAGTCGCCATCGATTTTGAAGTGCAGGGCGTCTCCCGGCGTAATCCCGAGCGTGTGGATGTACTGCTGGCGGCCTGTCGCAAGGAAAACGTCGAAGTTCGCGAAGCCGCGCTGGCTCTTGCCGGCCTGACCGCACGGGTCGTCGATGTAGAGGCGTACGCGCTGGAGCGTTCATTCGGCTTGCTGACGGCACAGTTGGCCGGTGTAACCGAGCGTTCGACGGTGGCCGTGGTCGACATCGGCGCCACCATGACCACCTTGAGCGTGTTGTCCAACGGACGAATCATTTACACCCGAGAGCAGTTGTTCGGCGGCCGTCAGTTGACGGAGGAAATCCAGCGTCGCTATGGCATGACCGTCGAACAGGCCGGGCTTGCAAAAAAACAGGGTGGTTTGCCTGACGACTACGTCAGCGAAGTGCTGCAACCGTTCCGCGAGGCGCTGGTGCAGCAGGTTTCGCGATCGTTGCAGTTCTTTTTCGCCTCGGGTCAGTACAACGCGGTCGACTACATCCTGCTGGCCGGTGGCACCGCCTCGGTCGCCGGGCTGGATCGGCTGATCGAGCAGCGTCTGGGCACACCGACGCAGGTGGCCAATCCGTTTGCGGACATGACATTGAGTAGCAAGGTCAACGCCAGTGCCCTGGCCAGTGATGCGCCGGCGCTGATGATTGCCTGTGGCTTGGCGCTGAGGAGTTTCGACTGA